Proteins co-encoded in one Nicotiana sylvestris chromosome 7, ASM39365v2, whole genome shotgun sequence genomic window:
- the LOC138872774 gene encoding intracellular protein transport protein USO1-like — MARRNGGIPKRGSSSKPKNYDLCHKCGKPRHFIKDCPLIKQEHFKYNLDKATKRNPVPDKCFKIKNATDNVVKQALAAWGDSFSESEEENDADNDEDDDNDKVNFRDVQINLKSYSPKKLMSLANVLIDAYHSLVDDKDAITIELGDAEQTRDGLVVCVVDLKETRGNLENEKEVLTEKVASVEHERDNLMVVAVNLKETIEKFSKEKNNLVQKVDVLEQERDDLLSVIIDLRETIEELKAQCRHENSEKGK; from the exons ATGGCCCGAAGGAATGGAGGCATACCAAAGAGAGGCAGTTCCAGCAAACCAAAGAATTATGACCTCTGTCATAAATGTGGTAAGCcgaggcatttcatcaaagattgCCCTCTCATAAAGCAAGAACACTTCAAGTACAATCTTGATAAAGCAACcaagaggaacccggttcctgaCAAATGTTTCAAAATAAAAAACGCCACTGACAACGTTGTGAAACAagctcttgcagcatggggagATTCTTTCAGTGAGTCTGAAGAGGAAAATGATGCAG acaatgatgaagatgatgacaatgataaggtaaatttcagggatgttcagataaatctgaaatcctactctcctaagaaactcatgtcaTTAGCCAATGTATtaattgatgcctatcatagtcttGTAGATGATAAGGATGCAATAACAATAGAGTTAGGAGAtgctgaacaaactagagatggCCTAGTAGTTTGTGTGGTTGATCTGAAGGAAACCAGAGGTAATCTGGAAAATGAAAAGGAGGTTCTAACTGAGAAAGTTGCTAGTGTAGAACATGAAAGAGACAATTTGATGGTAGTAGCTGTTAACTTAAAGGAAACGATTGAAAAATTCAGTAAAGAAAAGAATAACTTAGTGCAGAAAGTTGATGTCTTAGAACAAGAAAGAGATGACCTCTTAAGTGTGATTATAGACTTGAGGGAAACAATAGAGGAACTCAAAGCACAATGTAGGCATGAAAATTCTGAGAAAGGGAAATAA